In a single window of the Methanofollis ethanolicus genome:
- a CDS encoding winged helix-turn-helix domain-containing protein: MDPVDVVLTKDAFTALASESRLRMLKDLNVRRMTIAELAADLDLAKSTVHHHLRVLVDAGFVAAEDDGHAWVYYALTPEGHALLYPHDGVRIRILLATALVTFVGGIAALAKFLVVLLSDETPGIPMLGGGGAQVQEAPPWDLLILGLALTLIGSVLVGYAYLRWRKRRRIDQDIS, from the coding sequence ATGGACCCGGTTGACGTCGTCCTGACGAAGGACGCATTCACGGCTCTCGCATCTGAGTCCAGGCTCAGGATGCTGAAAGACCTGAATGTACGCAGGATGACGATCGCCGAACTGGCCGCCGACCTTGACCTGGCAAAGTCCACGGTCCACCATCACCTCCGTGTTCTCGTCGACGCCGGTTTTGTCGCCGCCGAGGATGACGGGCATGCCTGGGTATACTACGCCCTCACCCCGGAGGGGCATGCTCTCCTGTATCCACACGACGGCGTCAGGATCAGGATACTCCTCGCCACCGCACTGGTGACATTCGTCGGGGGAATCGCTGCCCTGGCGAAGTTTCTGGTTGTGTTGTTGTCCGATGAAACCCCCGGAATCCCCATGTTGGGGGGCGGAGGCGCTCAGGTACAGGAGGCCCCGCCGTGGGATCTGCTGATCCTCGGGCTCGCACTGACGCTGATCGGCAGCGTCCTCGTGGGGTATGCATATCTCCGGTGGCGAAAGCGCCGTAGGATCGATCAGGACATTTCATAG
- a CDS encoding minichromosome maintenance protein MCM: MEDGVTDVVGEWVNFLSRYCRRELAEIEREFPFKRSLYIDYRTLQASGRSGLRLADEVIERPGKATGDIRDALRQLTAIGEEKAGKVNVRFHHIERVTGIRDIRAYHINRFVSLKGIIRKTTEVRPRIVEAVFQCPGCGSTTTVRQGYGNFEEPEECPNPECNRRKLKLLQAKSRYVDSQKVRIQESPEGLRGGARPQTLDVEVTDDLTGAIAPGDRVVLNGIPRSRQRVNYGTKSTLFDISLECSSIEAPEREFEEVNISDEDEAEIHELSRDTGLYGKITGSIAPSIYGNTEVKEAIALQLFGGVAKDLPDGSRLRGDIHVLLVGDPGIAKSQILRYVVQISPRGVYTSGKSSTSAGLTATAVKDDFGDGSWTLEAGALVLADMGLAAVDEMDKMQKEDRSALHEAMEQQSISVAKAGITATLRSRCALLGAANPKLGRFDAFVPIAEQINMPPSLLSRFDLIFVLTDKPDHTRDTAIARHIISAHRVGELIMQKQEGPLTPAHIDLLASESTVVEPPIAPELLRKYIAYAKRHVTPLITDGAKEMLITYYLRLRDLADENKPVPVTARQLEALIRLGEASARMRLSRTVEPEDAERVIMIVDACLRQVAYDAETGTLDIDKWTTGITKKKRDIIRTIRETIKALGGDDGTAKTEEVVEILVQQGFDRDEVQENLDKMVRFGEAMQPRRGIVRLI, from the coding sequence CATCGACTACCGGACCCTGCAGGCCTCGGGCAGGTCCGGCCTGCGCCTCGCGGACGAGGTGATCGAACGCCCCGGCAAAGCGACAGGCGACATCAGGGACGCCCTCCGCCAGCTCACCGCCATAGGCGAGGAGAAGGCCGGGAAGGTCAATGTCCGCTTCCACCATATCGAGCGTGTCACCGGCATCAGGGACATCAGGGCCTACCACATCAATCGCTTTGTCTCGCTGAAGGGGATCATCAGGAAGACGACCGAGGTGCGGCCGAGGATCGTCGAGGCTGTCTTTCAGTGTCCGGGCTGCGGCTCAACGACGACGGTGCGGCAGGGCTACGGGAACTTCGAGGAGCCCGAGGAGTGTCCGAACCCGGAGTGCAACCGGCGCAAACTGAAACTCCTCCAGGCAAAGTCCCGGTACGTGGACTCGCAAAAGGTGCGGATCCAGGAGTCGCCCGAGGGCCTGAGGGGCGGCGCCCGGCCCCAGACTCTCGACGTCGAGGTGACCGACGACCTCACCGGGGCGATCGCACCCGGTGACAGGGTGGTCCTCAACGGCATCCCCCGCTCCAGGCAGAGGGTGAACTACGGGACAAAGTCCACCCTCTTCGACATCTCCCTGGAGTGCTCCTCGATCGAGGCGCCGGAGAGGGAATTTGAAGAGGTGAACATCTCCGATGAGGACGAGGCCGAGATCCACGAACTCTCCCGGGACACGGGACTGTACGGGAAGATCACCGGCTCGATCGCACCCTCGATCTACGGGAACACCGAGGTGAAGGAGGCGATCGCTCTCCAGCTCTTCGGCGGGGTGGCGAAGGACCTCCCTGACGGCTCCCGTCTCCGCGGCGACATCCATGTCCTCCTTGTCGGAGATCCGGGAATCGCGAAGTCCCAGATCCTCAGGTACGTCGTGCAGATCTCTCCCAGGGGCGTGTACACCTCGGGCAAGTCCTCGACCTCGGCAGGTCTCACGGCGACCGCGGTGAAGGACGACTTCGGCGACGGGAGCTGGACCCTGGAGGCCGGGGCCCTTGTCCTCGCGGATATGGGGCTCGCCGCGGTGGACGAGATGGACAAGATGCAGAAGGAGGACCGGTCGGCCCTCCACGAGGCGATGGAGCAGCAGAGTATTTCGGTCGCAAAAGCCGGGATCACGGCGACCCTCCGCTCCCGCTGCGCCCTCCTCGGCGCGGCAAACCCGAAACTCGGGCGGTTCGACGCCTTCGTCCCGATCGCCGAGCAGATCAACATGCCGCCCTCCCTCCTCTCCCGTTTCGACCTCATCTTCGTCCTGACAGACAAGCCCGATCATACGCGGGACACGGCGATCGCCCGGCACATCATCTCGGCCCACCGGGTCGGGGAACTGATCATGCAGAAGCAGGAGGGCCCCCTCACCCCGGCGCATATCGACCTCCTGGCGAGCGAGAGCACGGTGGTGGAGCCGCCGATCGCGCCCGAACTCCTGCGGAAATATATCGCGTACGCGAAGAGACATGTGACGCCCCTCATCACCGACGGCGCAAAGGAGATGCTCATCACGTATTATCTCCGGCTCCGCGACCTCGCCGACGAGAACAAGCCGGTGCCGGTGACGGCCCGGCAACTCGAAGCGCTGATCCGCCTCGGCGAGGCGAGCGCCAGGATGCGGCTCTCGCGGACGGTCGAGCCCGAGGACGCGGAGCGTGTGATCATGATCGTGGACGCCTGCCTGCGGCAGGTCGCCTACGATGCCGAGACCGGCACCCTGGACATCGACAAGTGGACGACCGGGATCACAAAGAAGAAGAGGGACATCATTCGCACCATCAGGGAGACGATAAAGGCGCTCGGCGGCGATGACGGCACCGCAAAGACCGAGGAGGTCGTCGAGATTCTGGTCCAGCAGGGTTTTGACCGCGACGAGGTGCAGGAGAACCTCGACAAGATGGTCCGCTTCGGCGAGGCGATGCAGCCGCGGCGGGGGATCGTGCGGTTGATCTGA